In Simplicispira sp. 125, one DNA window encodes the following:
- a CDS encoding DNA polymerase III subunit chi: MTDIEFHFNAPDKLVHACRYARKLLKNDRRLVITGPEHVLEDVDALLWNMSAHDFVAHCRGDSDPQLLDASPIVLTSDPSQSPHRDVLLNLGDTLPLAFERYSKLVEVVSAHDEPDRAHARMRWRHYTQQGYGLVRHDLVQKAD, encoded by the coding sequence ATGACAGACATTGAATTCCATTTCAATGCGCCAGACAAGCTGGTGCATGCGTGTCGCTATGCCCGCAAGCTCCTTAAAAACGACAGGCGCCTGGTCATCACGGGCCCCGAGCATGTGCTGGAAGATGTCGATGCTCTGTTGTGGAACATGTCGGCACACGACTTTGTGGCCCACTGCCGCGGCGATAGCGATCCACAACTGTTGGATGCATCGCCCATTGTGCTGACATCGGACCCTAGCCAGTCTCCCCACCGTGATGTGCTGCTGAACCTGGGGGATACGCTTCCTCTGGCGTTTGAACGGTATAGCAAGCTGGTTGAGGTGGTCAGCGCCCATGATGAACCAGACCGCGCGCATGCGCGCATGCGCTGGCGCCACTATACCCAGCAGGGCTATGGCCTGGTCCGCCATGATCTGGTGCAGAAAGCTGATTGA
- a CDS encoding D-2-hydroxyacid dehydrogenase family protein, translated as MNIVILDDYQDAVRKLHCATRLDAYSAKVYTNTVKGLGQLSVRLKDADVIVLVRERTHISRQLIEKLPRLKLIAQTGKVGSHIDVGACTERGIAVAEGVGSPVAPAELTWALTMAAMRRLPQYIANLKHGAWQQSGLKAAGMPPNFGVGNVLRGKTLGIWGYGRIGQLVASYGKAFGMNVRIWGSDGSRVQALTDGYQVASTCHEFFAQCDVISLHLRLTDETRGVVTLETLSCMKPTSLLVNTSRAELIEPDALIAALNRGRPGMAAVDVFESEPILQGHALLRLENCICTPHIGYVEQESYELYFGAAFDNVVNFIKGTPTNIVNPGALQVRR; from the coding sequence ATGAATATCGTGATCCTCGATGATTACCAGGATGCCGTGCGCAAGCTCCACTGCGCCACACGCTTGGACGCTTATTCCGCCAAGGTCTATACCAATACCGTCAAAGGCTTGGGGCAGCTGTCGGTGCGCTTGAAAGATGCCGACGTGATCGTGCTGGTGCGTGAGCGCACGCATATTTCACGACAGTTGATCGAGAAACTCCCCCGTCTGAAACTGATCGCTCAGACTGGCAAGGTCGGCAGCCATATCGATGTGGGCGCCTGCACCGAACGCGGCATTGCCGTGGCCGAGGGTGTGGGTTCCCCGGTGGCGCCTGCTGAACTGACCTGGGCACTCACCATGGCGGCCATGCGGCGGCTTCCCCAGTACATAGCCAACCTCAAACATGGAGCCTGGCAGCAATCGGGCCTGAAGGCGGCAGGAATGCCACCCAATTTCGGTGTTGGCAACGTATTGCGCGGCAAAACTTTGGGCATCTGGGGATATGGCCGCATCGGCCAGCTCGTCGCCAGTTACGGCAAGGCTTTTGGTATGAATGTGCGCATCTGGGGAAGCGATGGATCGCGCGTCCAGGCACTGACGGATGGGTACCAGGTCGCTTCCACCTGTCACGAATTTTTTGCGCAATGCGACGTGATTTCATTGCACTTGCGCCTGACCGATGAAACCCGGGGAGTCGTTACACTGGAAACCCTCTCGTGTATGAAGCCCACGTCCCTGCTGGTCAATACGTCGCGCGCCGAACTCATCGAACCCGATGCCCTGATCGCCGCACTCAACCGTGGGCGCCCCGGTATGGCTGCGGTCGATGTTTTCGAGAGCGAGCCTATTTTGCAAGGCCATGCCTTGCTGCGCCTGGAGAACTGCATCTGCACACCGCATATTGGGTATGTCGAGCAGGAGAGCTATGAGCTGTATTTCGGTGCAGCTTTCGATAACGTGGTGAATTTCATTAAAGGTACACCCACAAATATCGTGAACCCTGGCGCACTACAGGTCAGGCGCTGA
- the lexA gene encoding transcriptional repressor LexA, translating to MLNVPKLTARQQQILDLIQTAISRTGAPPTRAEIATELGFKSANAAEEHLQALARKGVIELVSGTSRGIRLCGETVRSINAARGTQYSLPIPGLSQLMLPLVGRVAAGSPILAQEHVEQTYCVEDSLFQHKPDYLLKVRGMSMRDIGIMDGDLLAVKIAHEARNGQIVVARLGDDVTVKRLRRTAHAIELLPENPDYPVIVVEPGEPFAIEGLAVGLIRNTMLM from the coding sequence ATGCTCAACGTCCCCAAACTCACGGCCCGCCAGCAGCAGATTCTGGATCTGATCCAAACTGCCATTTCGCGCACCGGCGCCCCCCCCACACGCGCCGAAATCGCCACCGAACTGGGTTTCAAATCGGCCAACGCCGCTGAAGAACACCTCCAGGCCTTGGCGCGCAAGGGTGTGATCGAACTGGTCAGCGGCACTTCGCGCGGCATTCGCTTGTGCGGCGAGACGGTGCGCTCCATCAATGCCGCTCGCGGCACACAATACAGCCTGCCTATTCCCGGCCTGTCACAACTCATGCTGCCCCTGGTAGGTCGGGTAGCCGCTGGCTCGCCCATTCTCGCGCAGGAACATGTGGAACAGACCTATTGTGTTGAAGACAGCCTGTTCCAGCACAAGCCTGACTACCTGCTCAAAGTACGCGGCATGTCGATGCGCGACATTGGCATCATGGATGGGGACTTGCTGGCCGTGAAAATTGCACATGAGGCGCGCAACGGCCAGATCGTCGTGGCCCGCTTGGGCGACGATGTCACGGTCAAGCGCCTGCGGCGTACGGCCCACGCCATCGAATTGCTGCCAGAGAATCCCGATTACCCAGTCATCGTCGTCGAACCCGGCGAGCCTTTTGCCATCGAAGGGCTCGCTGTCGGCCTGATCCGCAACACCATGCTCATGTAG
- a CDS encoding leucyl aminopeptidase, whose product MNFDLKTLNLAGAVAEKCDLLVLLVPEAFVPGADALSDLVTQAFKAKDLDAKPGKHLQMYQPQGVAARRVVLAGIGQGDARAVRQAMAAIASVFRQAAVKRAVVCFAALASPAAVAAAVQGAAQVSYVYTTTKPKAEARSLVRVVIAVANANAVNDAFEHSAAVVTGVEFAREWGNRPANHATPALLAGAAKALAKHPGIQCKVMGPPEVARLGMGAFMAVAQGSHEPLRLIELRYSGAAKTQAPVVLVGKGITFDTGGISIKPAPEMDEMKFDMCGAASVLGVFRALAELQPSINVVGLIPACENMPDGRAIKPGDVVTSMSGQTIEILNTDAEGRLVLCDALTYAARFKPAAVVDIATLTGACVIALGGVRTGMFASDDALANALLAAGEASDDLCWRMPLDDDYAEGLKTNFADVANVAGRPGGAISAAKFLQRFVEGVPWAHLDIAGTAWKGGAAKGATGRPVGLLVHYLLGTATAPVSAKPKARPRKGPARGA is encoded by the coding sequence ATGAACTTTGATCTGAAGACCCTGAACCTCGCTGGCGCAGTTGCTGAAAAGTGTGATCTGTTGGTGCTGCTGGTGCCAGAAGCATTCGTTCCGGGAGCGGATGCGCTCTCTGACTTGGTCACGCAGGCCTTCAAAGCCAAAGACCTCGACGCCAAGCCTGGAAAACACTTGCAGATGTACCAGCCACAAGGGGTTGCGGCCCGCCGTGTGGTGCTGGCGGGTATCGGCCAGGGCGATGCGCGCGCGGTGCGACAAGCCATGGCGGCCATCGCTTCCGTGTTTCGGCAAGCGGCTGTCAAGCGTGCCGTTGTCTGTTTTGCGGCGTTGGCATCGCCTGCCGCCGTTGCAGCCGCTGTGCAAGGTGCGGCACAGGTCAGCTATGTCTATACCACGACCAAGCCCAAGGCAGAGGCTCGCAGCCTGGTCCGCGTGGTGATCGCAGTGGCCAACGCAAATGCCGTGAACGATGCCTTCGAGCACAGCGCGGCGGTGGTGACAGGGGTGGAATTTGCGCGTGAATGGGGCAACCGCCCCGCCAACCATGCCACGCCCGCCTTGCTGGCCGGAGCCGCCAAGGCCTTGGCCAAGCATCCAGGCATCCAGTGCAAGGTCATGGGGCCTCCAGAAGTGGCACGGCTGGGCATGGGCGCTTTCATGGCGGTGGCCCAAGGGTCGCACGAGCCCTTGCGCCTGATCGAGTTGCGCTACAGCGGGGCTGCCAAAACGCAGGCACCCGTGGTGCTGGTGGGCAAGGGCATTACCTTTGATACGGGCGGCATCTCCATCAAGCCAGCGCCCGAAATGGATGAAATGAAGTTCGACATGTGCGGTGCGGCCAGCGTGCTGGGTGTTTTCCGTGCGCTGGCCGAGCTGCAGCCCTCCATCAACGTCGTGGGCCTGATCCCTGCCTGCGAGAACATGCCCGATGGCCGTGCCATCAAGCCGGGCGATGTGGTCACCAGCATGAGCGGCCAGACCATTGAAATCCTGAACACTGACGCCGAGGGGCGTCTGGTGCTGTGCGATGCGTTGACCTACGCTGCGCGTTTCAAACCTGCGGCGGTGGTCGATATTGCAACCTTGACGGGTGCCTGTGTGATCGCACTGGGCGGCGTGCGCACCGGTATGTTTGCCTCGGATGATGCCCTGGCCAATGCCTTGCTGGCGGCGGGGGAGGCCAGCGACGACCTGTGCTGGCGCATGCCGCTGGACGATGACTATGCCGAAGGTTTGAAGACCAACTTCGCCGACGTCGCCAATGTGGCTGGTCGGCCTGGGGGCGCCATCTCGGCGGCCAAGTTCCTGCAGCGCTTTGTGGAGGGTGTTCCCTGGGCGCATCTGGACATTGCCGGAACGGCTTGGAAGGGTGGGGCCGCCAAGGGCGCCACGGGCCGACCTGTGGGCTTGCTAGTGCATTACCTGCTGGGCACGGCGACAGCGCCTGTCAGTGCAAAACCCAAAGCACGCCCACGCAAGGGGCCCGCGCGGGGTGCCTGA
- a CDS encoding branched-chain amino acid ABC transporter substrate-binding protein — translation MQLKLKLTVVAAIAAVTGLASAQEQVVKIGHVAPVSGAQAHYGKDNENGARMAIEDINAKGVTIGGKKIKFELQAEDDAADPKQGTAAAQKLCDSKVVGVVGHLNSGTTIPASKVYNDCGIPMVTGAATNPTLTKPGYKTTFRIISNDNALGAGLAAYAHDVLKLKTVAIVDDRTAYGQGVANVFKKVAAELGMKVVDEQFTTDKATDFMAILTAIKAKNPDGIFFGGMDPQAGPMLRQMEQLGMANTKYFGGDGVCTSEIAKLAAGAKTLTNVICAEGGASLAKMPGGVEWKKRYDAKYPGQFQVYSPYTYDATTLLVDAMKRADSVDPKVYTPELAKSNFKGVTANIAFESNGEMKNPAITLYKYVDGKKTALN, via the coding sequence ATGCAATTGAAGTTGAAACTGACCGTAGTTGCTGCTATCGCGGCTGTCACCGGATTGGCCTCTGCACAAGAACAGGTGGTCAAGATCGGTCACGTGGCACCGGTTTCCGGCGCCCAAGCCCACTACGGCAAGGACAACGAAAACGGCGCGCGCATGGCTATTGAAGACATCAATGCCAAGGGCGTCACGATCGGTGGCAAGAAGATCAAGTTTGAACTGCAGGCCGAAGACGACGCAGCTGACCCCAAGCAGGGCACCGCTGCTGCGCAGAAGCTGTGCGACTCCAAGGTCGTTGGCGTGGTGGGCCACCTGAACTCGGGTACTACCATTCCTGCATCCAAGGTCTATAACGATTGCGGTATTCCCATGGTCACGGGCGCTGCAACCAACCCCACCCTGACGAAGCCTGGCTACAAGACCACGTTCCGCATCATCTCCAATGACAACGCCCTGGGCGCTGGACTGGCAGCTTATGCCCATGACGTGCTCAAGCTGAAGACGGTTGCCATCGTCGATGACCGTACCGCTTACGGCCAAGGCGTGGCCAATGTGTTCAAGAAAGTGGCTGCTGAATTGGGCATGAAGGTTGTCGATGAGCAATTCACCACCGACAAGGCCACCGACTTCATGGCGATTCTGACGGCCATCAAGGCCAAGAATCCCGATGGCATCTTCTTCGGCGGCATGGACCCCCAGGCTGGCCCTATGCTGCGCCAGATGGAGCAGTTGGGCATGGCCAACACGAAGTATTTCGGTGGTGACGGTGTGTGCACTTCAGAAATCGCCAAGTTGGCTGCAGGCGCTAAAACCCTGACCAACGTGATTTGCGCTGAAGGCGGCGCATCGTTGGCCAAGATGCCTGGCGGTGTAGAGTGGAAGAAGCGCTACGATGCCAAGTACCCAGGTCAGTTCCAGGTTTACAGCCCCTACACCTACGATGCCACCACGCTGCTGGTTGACGCTATGAAACGCGCCGACTCTGTGGATCCCAAGGTTTACACGCCTGAACTTGCGAAGTCCAATTTTAAGGGCGTGACCGCCAATATTGCCTTTGAATCCAATGGCGAAATGAAGAACCCTGCCATCACGCTGTACAAGTATGTTGACGGCAAGAAGACTGCATTGAACTGA